Proteins from a genomic interval of Papaver somniferum cultivar HN1 chromosome 4, ASM357369v1, whole genome shotgun sequence:
- the LOC113274675 gene encoding protein SAR DEFICIENT 4-like — protein MAAMNLNLPIITPVYIDGSKLRSLISYPSLLKHLQTTLPAISTKMESPIRHNHSVNQSSSLLLMPSWSQSDSFQYIGVKIVTTFPENSSRNLPGVHASYLLFDSLTGKPLSIMDGSELTHWRTSCVSALASKYLSRNDVEVLVMIGAGSLAEYLIKAHLCVRPSLKRVIIWNRNGEKAVNLVKKLQEEGISNVGFEYGECVEEIVKVGDVISCATSSGKPIVKGVELKEGVHLDLVGSFTPLMRECDDEAIKRGKVFVDNEAALVEAGELVGAFSRGVIAKEEICGSLVDLVTGKKNGRNGDKEITVFKSVGSAVVDIVSAQFVYETYLEKNNI, from the exons ATGGCGGCCATGAATTTGAATTTACCAATCATCACACCAGTTTACATTGATGGTTCAAAATTAAGATCATTAATTTCATACCCATCTCTTCTAAAACATCTCCAAACAACTCTTCCTGcgatttcaacaaaaatggaatCACCAATTCGACATAATCATTCAGTGAATCAATCATCATCGTTGTTGTTGATGCCATCATGGTCACAATCAGATTCATTTCAATATATTGGTGTCAAAATCGTCACAACATTTCCTGaaaattcatcaaggaatttGCCTGGTGTTCATGCTAGTTATCTCCTCTTTGATTCATTAACAG GTAAACCTCTGTCAATAATGGATGGTTCTGAATTGACTCATTGGAGGACTTCTTGTGTATCTGCTTTAGCTTCAAAGTATTTATCAAGAAATGATGTTGAGGTGTTAGTGATGATTGGTGCTGGTTCATTAGCTGAGTATTTGATTAAGGCACATCTTTGTGTTAGGCCAAGTTTGAAGAGAGTGATTATCTGGAATCGAAATGGTGAAAAGGCGGTTAATTTGGTTAAGAAATTGCAGGAGGAAGGGATTTCTAATGTGGGTTTTGAATATGGAGAGTGTGTGGAGGAGATTGTTAAGGTTGGTGATGTTATAAGTTGTGCGACGAGTTCAGGGAAACCGATTGTGAAAGGTGTGGAGTTGAAAGAAGGTGTTCATTTGGATTTGGTTGGTTCTTTTACTCCATTGATGAGGGAATGTGATGATGAAGCTATTAAGAGAGGGAAAGTTTTTGTTGATAATGAAGCGGCTTTGGTTGAAGCTGGGGAATTGGTTGGTGCTTTTAGCAGAGGAGTGATTGCGAAAGAAGAGATTTGTGGGAGTTTGGTTGATTTGGTTACCGGGAAGAAGAATGGGAGGAATGGAGATAAGGAGATTACTGTGTTCAAGTCTGTTGGTTCTGCTGTTGTTGATATTGTAAGTGCTCAGTTTGTTTATGAAACTTACTTGGAGAAGAACAATATCTGA